From Peptoanaerobacter stomatis, one genomic window encodes:
- a CDS encoding type 1 glutamine amidotransferase, which produces MELKLLHLYHDIMDLYGDKGNIKTLEYRCKMRNIDFIYDTCSIGEQKDYSSYNLIFMGGGADKEQLMLSQDLQNKREGLEKALKDNVFFLLICGGYQLFGQYYVNANGEKIQGLKFFPYRTEKSQKNDRCIGNIYIDVELGDDKFKVLGFENHGGQTYDADDKYFGKVIFGNGNHYNSKYEGFFDKNVIGTYMHGPLLPKNPNLADFIIKKSLSKDYKEVELSALDDSFENMAKQELLYNLGYKEV; this is translated from the coding sequence ATGGAGCTTAAATTATTGCATCTTTATCACGATATTATGGATTTGTATGGGGATAAAGGAAATATAAAGACATTGGAATATAGATGTAAGATGAGAAATATAGATTTTATTTATGATACCTGCTCTATAGGTGAACAAAAAGACTATTCCTCATACAATCTTATATTCATGGGTGGAGGAGCAGACAAAGAGCAGTTGATGCTTTCACAGGATTTGCAAAATAAAAGAGAAGGGCTTGAAAAAGCCTTGAAAGATAATGTGTTTTTTTTGCTTATATGTGGTGGATATCAGTTGTTTGGTCAATATTATGTAAATGCGAACGGAGAAAAAATACAAGGCTTGAAATTTTTTCCATACAGAACAGAAAAATCACAAAAAAATGACAGATGTATAGGTAATATCTATATTGATGTGGAATTAGGAGACGATAAATTCAAGGTTTTAGGTTTTGAAAATCATGGCGGTCAAACTTATGACGCAGATGACAAGTATTTTGGAAAAGTTATATTTGGCAACGGTAACCATTATAATTCAAAGTATGAAGGCTTTTTTGATAAAAATGTCATTGGTACTTATATGCACGGTCCTCTATTGCCTAAAAACCCCAATTTAGCAGATTTTATAATAAAAAAATCCCTGTCGAAGGATTATAAAGAAGTAGAGTTGTCTGCCTTAGATGACAGTTTTGAGAATATGGCAAAGCAAGAGTTATTATATAATTTAGGATATAAGGAAGTGTAA
- a CDS encoding Mur ligase family protein: MRYFALFLGKIIFFLLKILGRSGGSLPGKTAIRFCPDMLSYFKYPKITVLVTGTNGKTSTSNIIANIFKRAGYKTVSNSKGDNIINGITSLLIKNSNFAFEIMADALIIEVDELTLAKQLKNIKASDIVITNFFRDQLDRAGEMESIILKISKAMENYKGRLFLNEDDPNVKRFSKISKDIKIVSFGLDKEKNANTENFDAKEGKFCPICNGILEYEYYQYSHIGKYHCKNCDFKSDIPDYLAKNINYEDNTFELEVSANSEKEFDEISNKKIEKYKTSINATYHIYNLVSALAVCKTYGISSDDINTVFKNFNLGIGRMEKINIGDKKILLNLVKNPTGCNEIIKYIGNNENEKALIFLLNDNHADGRDISWIWDVNFEQINNLKYAIITGKRAYEAAVRFKISNISENISVEKDIDKAIAKMLDTNMDMYVISTYTGLFDIRKKLLDFKA, translated from the coding sequence ATGAGATATTTTGCTTTATTTTTAGGGAAAATAATTTTTTTCTTGCTTAAAATATTGGGTAGAAGTGGAGGCTCTCTTCCCGGAAAAACTGCCATAAGATTTTGTCCGGATATGCTTTCATATTTTAAGTATCCGAAGATAACAGTACTTGTTACAGGTACTAATGGTAAGACTTCAACGTCAAATATAATTGCTAATATCTTTAAAAGAGCAGGATATAAGACAGTTTCCAATTCTAAAGGCGATAATATAATAAACGGAATAACAAGTCTACTTATAAAAAATTCAAATTTTGCTTTTGAAATAATGGCAGATGCTCTTATCATAGAAGTAGATGAACTTACATTGGCAAAACAGCTAAAAAATATAAAAGCAAGTGATATAGTTATAACAAATTTTTTTAGAGATCAATTAGACAGAGCAGGAGAAATGGAGAGCATAATTTTAAAAATCTCTAAAGCGATGGAAAATTATAAAGGTAGATTATTTTTGAACGAAGATGATCCCAATGTAAAAAGATTCTCTAAAATATCAAAAGATATAAAAATTGTAAGTTTCGGTCTTGATAAAGAAAAAAATGCGAATACGGAAAATTTTGATGCAAAAGAAGGTAAATTTTGTCCTATTTGTAATGGTATACTTGAATATGAGTATTATCAGTATTCACATATAGGCAAATATCATTGTAAAAATTGTGATTTTAAATCAGATATACCTGATTATCTGGCAAAAAATATAAATTATGAAGATAACACGTTTGAATTAGAAGTCAGTGCTAATAGTGAAAAAGAATTTGATGAAATATCAAACAAAAAGATAGAAAAATACAAAACTTCTATAAATGCTACTTATCATATATATAATCTTGTATCTGCACTTGCTGTATGCAAAACTTATGGTATAAGTTCAGATGATATAAATACAGTATTCAAAAACTTCAACCTTGGAATAGGCAGAATGGAAAAAATAAATATAGGAGATAAAAAGATACTCTTAAACTTAGTAAAAAATCCGACAGGTTGTAATGAAATAATCAAATATATAGGAAATAATGAGAATGAAAAAGCATTGATATTCTTGTTAAATGATAATCATGCAGATGGCAGAGATATTTCGTGGATATGGGATGTAAATTTTGAACAGATTAATAATTTAAAATATGCTATAATTACAGGTAAACGTGCATATGAAGCTGCTGTAAGATTCAAAATCTCAAATATATCGGAAAATATTTCAGTTGAAAAAGATATCGATAAAGCCATTGCAAAAATGCTTGATACAAATATGGATATGTATGTTATTTCAACATATACAGGCTTATTTGATATAAGGAAAAAACTTTTAGACTTTAAAGCATAA
- a CDS encoding SigB/SigF/SigG family RNA polymerase sigma factor, protein MSIINKYDHYDDKELFSIYSSDKNIEIRNELIKRNLYIAEILSKKYINKGIEYEDIYQVASLGLIFAIERYDISKGFEFSSFATPTIIGEIKKYFRDKGWSIRVPRRIQELSKRVNQVKIELQQETHKVPKISDIAERLGCTQEEVIETLDASHAYAPISLDIKYDNEGEEKDVALHELIGEDDRRFLEIEDNDFFKHMMSQLTEVERKIIIDRYFENKTQMVVANELEVSQMTVSRMEKKILAKLKKEYERQL, encoded by the coding sequence ATGAGCATTATTAATAAATATGACCATTATGACGATAAAGAATTGTTTTCTATTTATAGCAGTGACAAAAATATAGAAATAAGAAACGAATTAATTAAGAGAAATCTATATATAGCTGAGATACTGTCAAAAAAATATATAAATAAAGGTATAGAATATGAAGACATATATCAAGTAGCATCACTTGGATTGATATTTGCTATAGAAAGATATGACATATCAAAAGGGTTTGAATTTTCATCATTTGCAACGCCAACGATAATAGGCGAAATAAAAAAATACTTTAGAGATAAAGGTTGGTCAATAAGAGTACCAAGAAGAATACAAGAATTATCAAAAAGAGTAAATCAAGTAAAAATTGAGTTACAACAAGAAACACATAAAGTACCTAAAATATCAGATATAGCCGAAAGATTGGGATGCACACAAGAAGAAGTTATAGAAACCTTGGATGCATCACACGCATATGCTCCAATATCCCTTGATATCAAATACGATAATGAAGGAGAAGAAAAAGATGTAGCATTACACGAACTTATCGGTGAAGATGACAGGAGATTTTTAGAAATAGAAGACAATGACTTCTTTAAACACATGATGAGTCAATTAACAGAAGTAGAAAGAAAAATAATAATAGACAGATATTTTGAAAATAAAACACAGATGGTAGTGGCAAACGAATTAGAAGTATCACAGATGACAGTATCAAGGATGGAAAAAAAGATATTGGCAAAATTAAAAAAAGAATATGAAAGACAATTATAA
- a CDS encoding ATP-binding protein, with translation MSNQNSDYMKSIDKVNMSLPCKAEYVGVVRLTVSAIANRMGFNIEEIEDIKVAVAEGCTNAIKHGLDEKFDINIDVFENKLQIQIRDTGKGYKVEEVGSPDLSNPKEGGLGIFIIKTLMDEVELKSQIGIGSEIKMVKFLGDGR, from the coding sequence TTGTCAAATCAAAATTCCGATTATATGAAGAGTATAGACAAAGTTAATATGTCTCTTCCTTGCAAAGCTGAATATGTTGGAGTTGTAAGACTTACGGTATCTGCAATAGCAAATAGAATGGGATTCAATATAGAAGAAATAGAAGATATAAAAGTAGCAGTAGCAGAAGGATGCACCAATGCTATAAAGCATGGCTTGGATGAAAAGTTTGACATAAATATAGATGTATTTGAAAATAAGCTGCAAATACAAATAAGAGATACAGGCAAAGGATATAAAGTTGAAGAAGTAGGAAGTCCGGATCTTAGCAATCCTAAAGAAGGAGGACTTGGAATATTCATAATTAAAACTTTAATGGACGAAGTAGAGCTTAAATCTCAAATAGGTATTGGAAGCGAAATAAAAATGGTTAAATTCTTAGGAGATGGTAGATAA
- a CDS encoding STAS domain-containing protein, whose product MSLNVDVNFNKTDDKWNVALEGEIDIYTATKLKESLSVINEENIKDVVINMQNLEYIDSTGLGILVGVLKRLKQKEKDIYILNTKANVKKIFTITGLDKIFKLEG is encoded by the coding sequence GTGTCTTTAAATGTAGATGTTAATTTTAATAAAACAGATGATAAGTGGAATGTAGCATTAGAAGGAGAAATTGATATATACACAGCTACAAAATTGAAAGAATCCCTAAGCGTGATAAACGAAGAAAATATAAAAGATGTCGTAATAAATATGCAGAATTTGGAATATATAGACTCCACAGGACTTGGAATTTTAGTAGGTGTATTAAAAAGATTAAAACAAAAAGAAAAGGATATATATATATTAAATACTAAAGCAAATGTAAAAAAAATATTCACAATTACAGGATTAGATAAAATATTTAAATTGGAGGGATAA
- a CDS encoding DUF948 domain-containing protein encodes MWEVGILLIGVGFLFFSVYLGMVLKNASDTIKEVNRIIIRNSREIEELIISSSGILTSVNSLSGVVSGVSRATAFSAAAKGAMSIAQMRKNRQKGRN; translated from the coding sequence ATGTGGGAAGTAGGAATATTACTCATAGGTGTAGGATTTTTATTTTTCAGCGTATACTTGGGAATGGTATTAAAAAATGCCAGTGACACAATCAAAGAAGTAAATAGAATAATTATCAGAAATTCAAGAGAAATAGAAGAATTGATAATATCAAGTTCAGGCATACTTACATCTGTAAATTCATTATCAGGAGTTGTATCAGGTGTATCAAGAGCAACAGCTTTTTCGGCAGCAGCAAAAGGAGCGATGTCGATAGCACAAATGAGAAAAAATAGACAGAAAGGGAGGAATTAG
- a CDS encoding YtxH domain-containing protein → MRRCPFLTFVFGLFFGVIIGVLIAPKSGKELRVELSEKADDTKKTIKKRASDARYDIDGVKDTIKDTITLYTGASIQDVEEESVFEREFDV, encoded by the coding sequence ATGAGAAGATGCCCGTTTTTAACATTTGTATTCGGATTATTTTTTGGTGTTATAATTGGAGTTTTAATAGCTCCAAAAAGCGGTAAAGAACTTAGAGTGGAACTTAGTGAAAAAGCCGACGATACAAAAAAAACAATTAAAAAAAGAGCAAGTGACGCACGTTACGACATAGACGGAGTAAAGGACACAATAAAAGATACAATAACATTATATACAGGTGCATCAATACAAGATGTAGAAGAAGAAAGCGTGTTTGAAAGAGAATTTGACGTATAA
- the gyrA gene encoding DNA gyrase subunit A: MSDDIQIDDIHGKIEDVDLKKQMEKCYIDYSMSVIIGRALPDIRDGLKPVHRRILYSMSELGLTPDKPFHKSANVVGHTMAYYHPHGDSSIYDAMVRMAQDFSMRYMLVEGKGNFGTLDGDPPAAYRYTEAKMNKISSEMLRDLNKDTVDFRPNFDEKKQEPVVLPSRFPNLLVNGSNGIAVGMATSIPPHNLKEVINGTITLIDDKEATLDDVMQHIKGPDFPTGAVIMGKDAIRKAYETGRGKVVVRAKSEIEELPNGKSEIIIRQIPYQVNKATLVEKIGQLVRDKKIEGITDLRDESSKKTGIKIVVETRRDVNPTIVLNNLYKHSQLQEVYSMILLSIVDGEPKILNLVDILKYYINYQKEVVTRRTKFDLNKAEERLHLLLGLLIAIDNIDEVINIIRNSYSDAQEKLMSRFDLSEVQATAILDMRLRRLQGLEKEKLEEEKLELNKKIEYYNSILASEEKLLSIIKEEMIEIRDKYKDARRTQIIAKQEEIDIKDTIPNEDVTITLTHQGYIKRLPVDTYKAQKRGGKGIASMTTKEEDFVEKLIITSNHEKLLFITTLGKIYTLNAYEVPQVSRTAKGTNVINLLPLEKGESITSIITTKADQDNNYLVMCTKKGVIKKTKVSEFTKSKRQGLIAISLDEGDELVNSLLTQDNSQFIIITKKGMAIMFEDKQIRPMGRQARGVRGIKLKGDDEVVSVEIASQDKQLLIISEKGYGKRTDINKYKVQSRGGVGLKTYKITEKTGNIADAKVVDEKDEVMIINSDGTLIRTEVSEISVLSRDTSGVKVMRSTENDIISAIEIIANDDGEDE; encoded by the coding sequence ATGAGCGACGATATACAAATAGATGATATACACGGTAAGATAGAAGATGTAGACCTGAAAAAACAAATGGAAAAATGCTATATAGATTATTCTATGAGCGTTATTATAGGTCGTGCTCTTCCTGATATAAGAGACGGTTTAAAACCTGTTCACAGAAGAATACTTTATTCTATGAGTGAACTTGGACTTACTCCTGATAAGCCGTTTCATAAATCAGCCAATGTAGTAGGACATACTATGGCATATTATCATCCGCATGGAGATTCTTCTATATATGATGCGATGGTAAGAATGGCTCAGGATTTTTCTATGAGATATATGCTTGTCGAAGGAAAGGGTAACTTCGGTACATTAGACGGAGATCCGCCTGCTGCATACAGATATACTGAAGCAAAGATGAATAAAATTTCATCAGAAATGCTTAGAGATTTGAACAAGGATACTGTAGATTTCAGACCTAATTTTGATGAGAAAAAACAAGAACCTGTAGTATTGCCGTCAAGATTTCCGAATTTACTTGTAAACGGATCAAACGGTATAGCAGTAGGTATGGCAACATCAATACCTCCTCACAATCTAAAAGAAGTCATAAATGGTACTATAACTCTTATAGATGATAAAGAAGCTACATTGGATGATGTAATGCAGCATATAAAAGGTCCTGATTTTCCAACCGGCGCAGTTATTATGGGAAAAGATGCAATAAGAAAAGCATATGAAACAGGCAGAGGAAAAGTAGTAGTAAGAGCAAAATCAGAGATAGAAGAATTACCTAATGGAAAATCTGAAATAATAATAAGACAAATACCTTATCAAGTTAATAAAGCAACTTTGGTAGAAAAAATTGGACAGCTTGTAAGAGATAAAAAAATAGAAGGAATAACAGATTTAAGAGATGAATCAAGCAAAAAAACAGGTATAAAAATTGTAGTAGAAACAAGAAGAGATGTGAACCCTACAATAGTTTTAAATAATTTATATAAACATTCTCAACTTCAAGAAGTATATTCTATGATTTTATTATCAATAGTAGATGGAGAGCCTAAGATACTGAATCTTGTGGACATACTCAAATACTATATAAATTATCAAAAGGAAGTTGTAACAAGAAGAACAAAGTTTGATTTAAACAAAGCTGAAGAAAGACTTCATTTATTATTAGGATTATTAATAGCAATAGATAATATAGATGAAGTAATAAATATAATAAGAAATTCATATTCAGATGCTCAAGAAAAATTGATGAGCAGATTTGACTTATCTGAAGTCCAAGCAACAGCAATATTGGATATGAGACTGAGAAGACTTCAAGGTTTGGAAAAAGAAAAGCTTGAAGAAGAAAAATTGGAATTAAATAAAAAGATAGAATATTACAATTCAATATTGGCAAGTGAAGAAAAGTTGTTATCTATAATCAAAGAAGAAATGATAGAAATAAGAGACAAATATAAGGATGCAAGAAGAACACAGATAATAGCAAAACAAGAAGAAATAGATATAAAAGATACTATACCGAATGAAGATGTTACAATAACACTTACTCATCAAGGTTATATAAAAAGATTGCCGGTAGACACTTATAAGGCTCAAAAAAGAGGCGGTAAAGGTATAGCATCAATGACTACAAAAGAAGAAGACTTTGTTGAAAAATTGATAATAACTTCAAATCACGAAAAACTTCTATTTATAACAACTTTAGGTAAAATATATACGCTTAATGCCTATGAAGTACCACAAGTATCAAGAACTGCAAAGGGAACAAATGTTATAAACTTGTTACCGCTCGAAAAAGGTGAGAGCATAACAAGTATAATAACTACAAAAGCAGATCAAGACAATAATTATCTTGTTATGTGTACTAAAAAAGGTGTTATAAAGAAAACAAAAGTATCTGAATTCACCAAGAGCAAGCGACAAGGACTTATAGCAATAAGTTTGGATGAAGGAGATGAGCTTGTAAATTCATTGTTGACACAAGATAATTCTCAATTTATCATAATAACTAAAAAAGGTATGGCTATAATGTTTGAAGATAAGCAGATACGCCCTATGGGAAGACAAGCAAGAGGAGTAAGAGGTATCAAGCTCAAAGGTGATGATGAAGTGGTATCTGTAGAGATAGCATCACAAGATAAGCAACTCTTAATAATATCTGAAAAAGGATACGGTAAAAGAACTGATATAAATAAATATAAAGTTCAATCAAGAGGTGGAGTAGGTTTAAAAACTTACAAAATCACAGAAAAAACAGGAAATATTGCAGATGCAAAAGTAGTAGACGAAAAAGACGAAGTTATGATAATAAATTCAGATGGAACGTTGATAAGAACAGAAGTATCTGAAATATCAGTATTGTCAAGAGATACAAGCGGTGTGAAAGTTATGAGAAGCACAGAAAATGACATAATATCAGCAATAGAAATAATAGCTAATGATGATGGCGAAGACGAATAA
- the gyrB gene encoding DNA topoisomerase (ATP-hydrolyzing) subunit B yields MDNDINQTAYGAEQIQVLEGLEPVRKRPGMYIGSTGSKGLHHLVYEVVDNAIDEALAGFCDKIYVSIDVNNGITVIDNGRGIPVEVHPKTGKSTLETVLTVLHAGGKFGAGGYKVSGGLHGVGVSVVNALSKSLTAVVKKEGKIYKQEFEYGNAVTDIKQIGTCPLEETGTCISFLPDEKIFDETIYSFETLEHRLRELAFLNKGISITLEDNRTSDKISKTYHYTGGIIEYVKSMNKSKEPLHEDVIYFDKIDGTYDIEIAMQYTDAYSENIYSFANNINTVEGGMHLIGFKSALTRVINDYARKNNYLKEKDENFTGEDIREGLTAIISVKLPDPQYEGQTKTKLGNPQIRSSVEQVTVEEINIFLEENPACARIIMEKCMRSQRARQAAKRARDLTRRKGILESTSLPGKLADCREKDPSKSEIFIVEGDSAGGSAKEGRNSQNQAILPLRGKILNVEKSRLDKALQSDTIKNMITAFGCGIGSEYDESKLRYHKIIIMSDADVDGAHIRTLILTFFFRYMRPLIENGYVYIAQPPLFSIEKGKKTFYAYSPEELEQKLNEIGRERVLVSRNKGLGEMDAEELGDTTMDPKNRVLLKVNLEDAAEADEIFSVLMGDKVEPRRDFIQQNARYVENLDI; encoded by the coding sequence ATGGATAATGATATAAATCAAACTGCATATGGAGCTGAGCAGATACAGGTACTTGAAGGTCTTGAACCTGTAAGAAAAAGACCAGGTATGTATATAGGCTCTACAGGCAGTAAAGGACTTCATCACCTTGTATATGAAGTTGTTGATAATGCTATAGATGAGGCTCTTGCAGGTTTTTGTGACAAAATTTATGTTTCGATAGATGTAAATAATGGAATTACAGTAATAGATAATGGTAGAGGTATACCTGTAGAAGTACATCCAAAAACAGGAAAGTCTACTTTGGAGACAGTGCTTACAGTATTACACGCCGGTGGTAAATTCGGTGCAGGCGGATATAAAGTATCAGGAGGTTTGCACGGAGTCGGTGTGTCTGTTGTAAATGCACTTTCTAAATCGCTCACTGCAGTTGTAAAAAAAGAGGGTAAAATATATAAACAAGAATTTGAATATGGAAATGCAGTTACAGATATTAAGCAGATTGGTACTTGTCCTTTGGAGGAAACAGGTACTTGTATAAGTTTTTTGCCTGATGAAAAAATATTTGATGAAACTATATACAGTTTTGAAACATTGGAGCATAGATTAAGAGAGCTTGCTTTTCTTAATAAGGGTATATCAATTACACTTGAAGACAACAGAACTTCTGATAAAATATCTAAGACTTATCATTATACAGGCGGTATAATTGAATATGTTAAGTCTATGAACAAGTCAAAAGAACCGCTTCATGAAGATGTTATATATTTTGATAAAATTGACGGTACTTATGATATAGAGATAGCTATGCAGTATACTGATGCTTATAGCGAAAATATATATTCATTTGCTAATAATATTAATACAGTTGAAGGTGGTATGCACCTTATAGGTTTTAAATCAGCTCTTACAAGAGTTATAAATGATTATGCAAGAAAAAATAACTATTTGAAAGAAAAAGATGAAAATTTTACAGGTGAAGATATTAGAGAGGGTTTGACTGCAATAATATCAGTAAAATTGCCTGATCCTCAATATGAAGGTCAAACAAAAACAAAGCTGGGCAATCCTCAAATACGTTCTTCTGTTGAACAAGTTACGGTTGAAGAAATAAATATATTTTTAGAGGAAAATCCTGCTTGTGCAAGAATAATAATGGAAAAATGTATGCGCTCACAGCGTGCAAGACAAGCTGCTAAAAGAGCCAGAGATTTGACAAGAAGAAAAGGTATATTGGAAAGTACTTCTTTGCCTGGAAAATTGGCTGATTGCAGAGAAAAAGATCCTTCAAAATCAGAAATATTTATAGTCGAAGGGGATTCAGCAGGCGGTTCTGCAAAAGAGGGTAGAAATTCACAAAATCAAGCTATATTACCACTTAGAGGTAAGATATTGAATGTTGAAAAATCAAGATTGGACAAAGCTCTACAATCAGATACTATAAAAAATATGATTACCGCTTTCGGATGTGGAATAGGCTCTGAATATGATGAGAGCAAATTGAGATATCATAAGATAATAATAATGTCGGATGCCGATGTTGACGGTGCACATATAAGGACACTTATACTCACATTCTTTTTCAGATATATGCGTCCTCTTATAGAAAACGGATATGTGTATATAGCTCAACCGCCATTATTTTCAATAGAAAAAGGTAAGAAAACTTTCTATGCTTATTCTCCTGAAGAATTGGAACAAAAATTGAATGAGATAGGTAGAGAAAGAGTGCTTGTCAGCAGAAACAAAGGTCTTGGAGAAATGGACGCAGAGGAACTTGGAGATACTACAATGGATCCTAAGAACAGAGTGTTGTTAAAAGTTAATTTGGAAGATGCGGCAGAGGCTGATGAAATTTTTAGTGTATTAATGGGAGATAAGGTAGAACCAAGACGTGATTTTATACAACAAAATGCCAGATATGTAGAAAATTTGGATATATAA
- a CDS encoding GTP pyrophosphokinase, whose translation MQEFDKKIISVISQDPEEILIHLNEFKELMLYYKSAIREVRTKLEVLNDDISIKNQRNPIQFVKSRLKKPSSIAQKLRRRGLEISTQSIRENLTDVAGIRVVCSFVDDIYDIAEMLELQDDIKIIEVKDYIKNPKPNGYSSLHLIVEIPIYLSQKKECIKLELQIRTIAMDFWASLEHQMKYKKTMKEAPEIIKELKKCADKIYQIDEHMLKIRKKIEKLDISEDNTYF comes from the coding sequence ATGCAAGAGTTTGATAAAAAAATAATTTCTGTTATATCACAAGATCCGGAAGAAATATTGATACATCTTAATGAGTTTAAAGAGTTGATGTTATATTACAAGTCGGCAATAAGAGAAGTAAGAACGAAATTGGAAGTGTTAAATGATGATATATCTATAAAAAATCAGCGTAATCCTATACAATTTGTAAAGAGCAGGCTCAAAAAGCCTTCAAGTATAGCACAAAAATTAAGACGAAGAGGATTGGAAATAAGTACCCAATCAATAAGAGAAAATCTTACAGATGTAGCCGGTATCAGAGTAGTTTGCAGTTTTGTAGACGATATATATGATATAGCAGAGATGCTTGAGTTACAAGATGACATAAAGATAATAGAAGTTAAAGATTATATAAAAAATCCAAAGCCTAATGGATATAGTTCACTTCATTTAATAGTAGAGATACCGATATATCTTTCTCAAAAAAAAGAATGTATAAAATTGGAATTACAGATAAGAACAATAGCTATGGACTTTTGGGCATCATTGGAGCATCAAATGAAATATAAAAAGACTATGAAAGAAGCACCTGAAATTATAAAAGAATTGAAAAAATGTGCAGATAAAATATATCAGATAGATGAGCATATGCTTAAAATCAGAAAAAAAATAGAAAAACTTGATATAAGCGAAGATAATACTTATTTTTAA
- the tnpA gene encoding IS200/IS605 family transposase — protein sequence MKDINSLSHSKWRCQYHIVFAPKFRRKEIYAKIKSDIGKILRKLCEQKGVEIIQAQACPDHIHMLVSIPPSISVSQFMGYLKGKSSLMIFDRHANLKYKYGNRHFWCRGYYVDTVGRNKKAIEKYIKNQLQEDIMNDQISFKEYIDPFTGSKNTKA from the coding sequence ATGAAAGACATAAATAGTTTATCACATTCTAAGTGGAGATGCCAGTATCATATAGTATTTGCTCCAAAATTTAGAAGAAAAGAAATATATGCAAAAATAAAAAGTGATATAGGAAAAATATTAAGAAAGTTATGTGAACAAAAAGGAGTAGAAATAATACAAGCCCAAGCATGTCCAGACCACATTCATATGTTAGTTAGTATACCCCCAAGTATAAGTGTGTCACAATTTATGGGATATTTAAAAGGAAAAAGTAGTTTAATGATATTTGATAGGCATGCAAATTTAAAATATAAATATGGAAATAGACATTTTTGGTGCAGAGGATATTATGTAGATACAGTAGGAAGAAATAAGAAAGCGATAGAAAAATATATAAAAAATCAACTACAAGAAGATATAATGAATGACCAAATATCATTCAAAGAATATATTGACCCGTTTACGGGTAGCAAGAATACAAAGGCATAA